The following proteins are encoded in a genomic region of Rhodoferax aquaticus:
- a CDS encoding cytochrome d ubiquinol oxidase subunit II: MLNTVPIVIPDLSVPAGWLPLVFALVMALAMLAYVILDGYDLGVGVLLRRADDEAQKDTMIASIGPFWDANETWLVLGVGVLLVAFPMAHGLILGALYLPVALMLLALTLRGVAFDFRVKARAEHKPLWDRAFYLGSLLAGWSQGYMLGGLITGFKDDWATHLFSALIGLCLVSAYCLLGAGWLIMKTEGALQLKAVAWARGSWMFTAAGVAAISLATPLVSSRIFDKWFSFPNLVMLLPIPAMTVALFFVIARSLKRLPTRLAQGNQYGAAVPFACTVGVFLLAFYGLAYSLFPWLVVDTLTLWQAASSPEALMVIFYGVVVVLPVIIGYTVFAYRVFWGKSTALKY; the protein is encoded by the coding sequence ATGCTTAATACCGTACCCATTGTGATCCCTGATCTCAGTGTCCCCGCGGGCTGGTTGCCTCTGGTCTTCGCCTTGGTCATGGCCTTGGCCATGCTGGCCTATGTGATCTTGGACGGCTATGACCTCGGGGTGGGAGTGCTCTTGCGCCGTGCTGATGACGAAGCGCAAAAAGACACCATGATTGCCAGCATCGGGCCGTTTTGGGATGCAAACGAAACCTGGCTGGTTTTGGGTGTGGGCGTGCTCCTCGTGGCATTTCCTATGGCACACGGCTTGATCTTGGGGGCTTTGTACTTGCCCGTTGCGCTCATGCTGTTAGCGCTCACCTTGCGCGGTGTGGCCTTTGACTTTCGGGTCAAAGCACGTGCTGAGCACAAGCCCCTGTGGGACCGCGCGTTCTACCTAGGCTCATTGCTTGCCGGGTGGTCACAAGGCTACATGCTGGGCGGTCTCATTACCGGCTTCAAAGACGACTGGGCCACCCATTTGTTTAGCGCTCTGATCGGCTTGTGCTTAGTGTCTGCCTACTGCCTGTTAGGTGCGGGCTGGCTCATCATGAAGACCGAAGGCGCGTTGCAGCTCAAGGCCGTGGCTTGGGCGCGGGGGAGCTGGATGTTTACGGCCGCAGGTGTCGCAGCCATCTCTTTGGCCACGCCTTTGGTGAGTAGCCGCATTTTTGACAAGTGGTTTAGCTTCCCCAATTTGGTGATGCTTTTGCCCATTCCCGCCATGACGGTTGCCTTGTTCTTTGTGATCGCGCGCAGCCTCAAGCGCCTGCCTACGCGCCTAGCCCAAGGCAACCAGTACGGTGCGGCCGTGCCGTTTGCATGTACTGTCGGCGTGTTTTTGCTGGCGTTTTATGGCCTGGCTTACAGCTTGTTCCCGTGGTTGGTGGTCGATACCTTGACCCTGTGGCAAGCCGCGAGTTCTCCTGAGGCTTTGATGGTGATCTTTTATGGGGTGGTGGTCGTGCTGCCCGTCATCATTGGCTACACCGTGTTCGCCTACCGGGTGTTTTGGGGCAAATCCACTGCACTGAAGTACTGA
- the arfB gene encoding alternative ribosome rescue aminoacyl-tRNA hydrolase ArfB, whose translation MTDARPLSPLQIPEEDIEISAIRAQGAGGQNVNKVSSAIHLRFDIGKSSLADDVKERLLALADSRITKAGILVIKAQTQRTQDMNRMDALLRLHALVNSVAVPPKNRRPTKPSYSSKMRVKAAKAQRSQVKALRARVAE comes from the coding sequence ATGACCGACGCACGCCCCCTTTCCCCTCTGCAAATCCCTGAAGAAGACATCGAGATCAGCGCCATTCGCGCCCAAGGCGCGGGCGGACAAAACGTCAACAAGGTCAGCAGCGCTATCCACTTGCGCTTTGACATTGGTAAATCTTCTTTGGCTGATGATGTGAAAGAACGATTGCTGGCCTTGGCAGATAGCCGCATCACCAAAGCGGGCATCCTGGTCATCAAGGCCCAGACACAGCGCACCCAAGATATGAACCGCATGGACGCCCTGCTGCGCTTGCATGCGTTGGTCAACAGTGTGGCGGTGCCGCCCAAAAACCGCAGACCCACCAAGCCAAGCTACAGCTCGAAAATGCGCGTAAAAGCGGCTAAGGCGCAGAGATCACAAGTTAAAGCCTTGCGTGCCCGGGTGGCCGAGTAA
- a CDS encoding PAS domain-containing sensor histidine kinase — protein sequence MEPTQPHAASEADEFVIAQLLRRVAWAALVMCVVSFIALVVEYGLNPERLISVAAVTLSLNLALWRLHYSVRQGAAVFVIGTWLGAAVSTVALAGVHSANWLIFVALLFLTGWALGRVWLWCLTAATILLALGLTFAELQGYIVPTPRASAMVIAVTVVGSLVFIAILTASAYQTLSKGRDRALALAKEMGANNVTLAQRERDLEMIMNQVPAGIASFDTQSRLRMGNVHYAALFGAKPQDLVGRAVKDYVPADTLAYLMAYWERCLGGERVVYRRENHHPVTGAVTVVDVVLEPEYEHGQVVGMFALITDVTEKVAAEAELHELNGSLEKRVTQRTLELEVALARLRTSQEKLARSETKAALSTLVASVSHELSTPIGNSLMTATTLVDEGKKFEKLLSAHQLKRSELTQFVQMVHGGNDLMLRNLQRAVELLANFRQVANDQASQQRRQFDLATMVAEVMETLSPSLRRTSHKVVLDIAPGITMDSLPGALGQVIINLTNNAILHGFEGRTGGVFTISALPPHPLEESQKSDTQDQGAAPAGAEPALFVTLVFEDNGVGIAPETMERLFEPFFSTKKGKGGTGLGMGIVESLVFKTLGGTIRVQSTVGVGTRFEVCLPLRAPEGHART from the coding sequence ATGGAGCCCACCCAACCCCACGCAGCCTCTGAGGCGGACGAGTTCGTCATTGCGCAATTGTTGAGGCGTGTCGCGTGGGCAGCGCTTGTGATGTGCGTTGTGTCATTTATTGCGCTTGTGGTGGAATACGGATTGAACCCTGAGCGCTTGATTTCCGTAGCGGCAGTAACCCTGAGCTTGAACTTGGCCTTGTGGCGGCTGCATTATTCGGTGCGCCAAGGCGCTGCAGTCTTTGTCATAGGGACTTGGCTGGGCGCAGCCGTGTCCACCGTTGCACTGGCAGGTGTACACAGTGCCAACTGGTTGATTTTTGTAGCGCTGCTGTTTCTAACGGGTTGGGCGCTTGGTCGGGTATGGTTGTGGTGCCTCACGGCGGCGACGATTCTCTTGGCATTGGGGCTCACCTTTGCTGAGCTACAAGGCTACATAGTCCCCACGCCCAGAGCCTCTGCCATGGTCATCGCGGTGACGGTGGTGGGGAGCTTAGTCTTCATCGCCATCTTGACAGCCTCCGCCTACCAAACCCTTAGCAAGGGGCGCGACAGAGCACTGGCCTTGGCCAAAGAAATGGGCGCAAACAATGTCACCCTGGCCCAACGCGAGCGTGATCTTGAAATGATCATGAACCAAGTGCCTGCCGGCATTGCCTCGTTCGACACGCAATCACGCTTACGCATGGGCAATGTGCATTACGCGGCCTTGTTTGGTGCAAAGCCCCAAGATTTGGTGGGCCGCGCGGTGAAGGATTACGTGCCTGCAGACACCTTGGCTTATTTGATGGCGTACTGGGAGCGTTGCCTTGGCGGTGAGCGTGTGGTGTATCGCCGTGAAAACCACCATCCGGTGACTGGGGCGGTGACCGTCGTGGATGTGGTACTGGAGCCTGAATACGAGCACGGGCAGGTGGTCGGTATGTTTGCACTGATAACAGACGTCACCGAGAAGGTGGCGGCTGAAGCAGAGCTGCACGAGCTCAATGGTTCTCTGGAGAAAAGGGTGACCCAGCGCACGCTGGAGCTGGAAGTCGCCTTGGCCCGCTTGCGAACCTCGCAAGAAAAGCTGGCCCGCAGCGAAACCAAAGCCGCGCTCAGTACGTTGGTGGCCAGTGTGTCGCACGAGCTCAGCACCCCCATTGGCAATAGTTTGATGACGGCCACTACCTTGGTCGACGAAGGAAAAAAGTTCGAGAAGCTGCTCAGCGCACACCAACTCAAACGCTCAGAGCTCACCCAGTTTGTGCAAATGGTGCACGGCGGCAACGACCTCATGCTGCGCAACTTGCAGCGCGCCGTCGAGCTGTTGGCGAACTTCAGGCAAGTGGCGAATGACCAAGCCAGCCAGCAACGCCGCCAGTTTGACTTGGCGACCATGGTGGCTGAGGTGATGGAGACGCTGAGCCCCAGCCTGAGGCGCACGTCCCACAAAGTGGTGCTGGACATTGCCCCGGGCATCACCATGGACAGCCTGCCCGGCGCGCTGGGGCAGGTGATCATCAACCTGACCAACAATGCGATCTTGCATGGGTTTGAGGGGCGCACCGGCGGAGTTTTTACGATCAGCGCTCTGCCGCCCCACCCTCTGGAAGAAAGCCAGAAGAGCGACACCCAAGACCAAGGGGCCGCGCCTGCTGGCGCAGAGCCCGCATTGTTTGTCACCCTGGTGTTTGAAGACAATGGCGTTGGCATTGCGCCGGAGACGATGGAACGTCTGTTCGAGCCTTTTTTCAGCACCAAAAAGGGCAAAGGCGGCACGGGGCTGGGTATGGGGATTGTGGAGAGCCTCGTGTTCAAGACCTTGGGTGGCACCATCCGTGTGCAATCCACCGTGGGCGTTGGCACACGCTTTGAGGTTTGCTTGCCTTTGCGTGCACCAGAGGGCCACGCCCGCACTTAA